Sequence from the Kribbella aluminosa genome:
GCCGGATCCAGGCCACGGACCAGTTGCCGCACCTCGTACGGCACACCGGTCGCGTCGAGCTGCTCCCGTACCTCCGTCAGCGCCGCGTCGCTTGCCGCGGCTTCGTCGCTGTCGTAGCTGCGCCCGCCCCGATGCGAGTTCACCACCACCAGCTTGGCGTCCCGCAGCGTCGCTTCCTCCGCTGCCCGCCGAAGGGCCGCACGGCCTTCCGCCTTCGGCACATAACCCACGACGATGGTCGTCATCGCCCTGCCTCACCTCCGGGTGTGTGTCGACCCGTCTCGAACGATACTGCTCCCGACCCCGGTCGGCATCCGCTGCATTTGCACCTGTTGTGTCGCACCGGTGACGGAGGGCTGCCGGTGCCCGACTACTACCCGCCGCGGGCTTGCCTAACCTTCCGGTGGCCACACCTTTGCAGGGCTGTCACCGAAAGCGCCACCCCTGTAGTCCGGGTCGTTATCGAACTCGTCCCGGATCGGCCCCCGGAGACCGCCTTCCACGCCGTTGCCCAGGGCAAGAGCGGACCGGTTCCGCCAGGAGGACCGGGGTTCCGCCGGTCCTGTCTCACGTTGTCGCCATCCCTAACCGGTTCAGTCCACACCGGTTCAGTCCACCGGCCACTCGTGCACGGGCGTGTTGTCGTGCATGTGGTCGCGGTACCGGCGTAACATCCCGCGCAATGCGTCCCGGCGACCGTGCGAGCCCTGTGTATACAGGCGATGGAAGACGTCCGCCTGCCAGGACGCACCGTTACGGTTCGTGAGGCAACGCTGCTCGACGATGCCGAGCAGCCGATCCCGCACCGCCACGTCGACGCCCCAGGCATCGAGACCGCGAACCGCCAACGGCAGCAGGCGTCTGAGCACCAGCTCGGTCGCGCGCGCCGTACCGACGCCCGGCCAGAACACCTCGGCGTCGATGCCGTTCCGGGCCGCGGCGTGGAAGTTCTCCTCGGCGGCGCTGAACGACATCTGTGACCAGATCGGCCGTTCGTCGTCGGCCAGCGCCCGGACCAGCCCGAAGTAGAAGGCGCCGTTGGCAATCGTGTCGACCACCGTCGGGCCGGCCGGCAGCACGCGATTCTCCACCCGCAGATGCGGCTTCTCCCGGACAACGTCGTACACCGGGCGGTTCCAGCGATAGATCGTCCCGTTGTGCAGCCGCAACTCCGAAAGTGCTGGCGTGTCGCCGCGGTCCAGCACCGCGATCGGATCCTCCTCGGACGTGACCGGCAGCAGCGCCGGGTAGTACCGCGAATTCTCCTCGAAGAGGTCGAAGATCGAGGTGATCCACCGTTCACCGAACCAGACCCGCGGGCGCACGCCCTGGGTCTTCAGCTCGTGCGTACGGGTGTCGGCGGCCTGCTCGAACAACGCGATCCGGGTCTCGCGGAGCAGCTCCTTGCCGAACAGGAACGGCGAGTTCGCCCCGACCGCGAGCTGTACGCCGGAGATCGCCTGCGCGGCGTTCCAGTACCGCGGGAACGCCTCCGGCGTGACCTGCAGGTGGAACTGCGTCGACGTACAGGCGGCCTCCGGGACGATGCTGTCCGCGGTCACCTGCAGGCGTTCGACGCCGTCGATGGAGATCTGCACGTCCTCGCCACGGGCGGCGAAGATCTGGTCGTTGAGCAGCGCGTACCGCGGGTTGGTGCTGAGCGCGTCCCGGCGGATGTGCTCGGTCAGCAGGGTCGGCAGGATCCCGACGATCACCATCGACGAGCCGGTCCGGGCCGCCTTGTCCTCGGCGGCGTTCAGGCTGTCCCGGATGTTCGACTCCATGGTGTCCAGCCCGAGCCCGTCGATCTGCCCGGGCGGCACGTTGATCTCGATGTTGAACTGGCCGAGCTCGGTCTGGAACGCGTCGTCCTCGATCGCGCTCAGCACCTCGGCGTTCTTCATCGCCGGGTCGCAGTGCTCGTCGACCAGGTTCAGCTCGATCTCGATGCCGGTCATCGGACGGTCCGGGGCGAACCGGTTCTCGCGCAGCATCCGCGCGAAGGCGTCCAGATTGCGGTGCACCTGCTCCCGGAACGCGGTCCGGTCCGCCCGGCTGAACTCGACCCGGTCGACTTCCTCACCCATCAGCGGCCTCCCCTGGTGGATCCCCCACTACTGCATGGCCTCAGTGTGCCTGAAGGTGCCCCGCCGCGCGCTGTTCAATCGCGTCGCGGTCAGACCGGGTACACGATGAAGTCGTCGCGCTCGATCCGGACCGGGTCCGCGCCTGCCTCGGCGAGTACGTCGATCAGCTCGGTGAGTACGGCGGGACGCAGCTGGAGGACGTGCTCGCCGGGGTGCTGGTCGGCGCCCATCT
This genomic interval carries:
- a CDS encoding universal stress protein, with protein sequence MTTIVVGYVPKAEGRAALRRAAEEATLRDAKLVVVNSHRGGRSYDSDEAAASDAALTEVREQLDATGVPYEVRQLVRGLDPAEDLVAVAEQVHAEFIVIGLRRRSPVGKLILGSNAQRVLLDAPCPVLAVKADEGED
- a CDS encoding glutamate--cysteine ligase, which gives rise to MGEEVDRVEFSRADRTAFREQVHRNLDAFARMLRENRFAPDRPMTGIEIELNLVDEHCDPAMKNAEVLSAIEDDAFQTELGQFNIEINVPPGQIDGLGLDTMESNIRDSLNAAEDKAARTGSSMVIVGILPTLLTEHIRRDALSTNPRYALLNDQIFAARGEDVQISIDGVERLQVTADSIVPEAACTSTQFHLQVTPEAFPRYWNAAQAISGVQLAVGANSPFLFGKELLRETRIALFEQAADTRTHELKTQGVRPRVWFGERWITSIFDLFEENSRYYPALLPVTSEEDPIAVLDRGDTPALSELRLHNGTIYRWNRPVYDVVREKPHLRVENRVLPAGPTVVDTIANGAFYFGLVRALADDERPIWSQMSFSAAEENFHAAARNGIDAEVFWPGVGTARATELVLRRLLPLAVRGLDAWGVDVAVRDRLLGIVEQRCLTNRNGASWQADVFHRLYTQGSHGRRDALRGMLRRYRDHMHDNTPVHEWPVD